A stretch of Amycolatopsis balhimycina FH 1894 DNA encodes these proteins:
- a CDS encoding cytochrome P450 — protein MTAADTLPLPYRRAAGCPFDPDPEFAELRATRPVSRVSINGGDEVWLITRFDDARQVLGDARFSSELTPLGIVLPKPEDRTLADELRSQQPGTFIECDPPEHTRLRRMIAGEFTEQRMRALRPRFTEIVEERLDAMAAAGPPVDLVALFALPVPSMLICELLGLDADGFDFAALTRIMTDVMSSLETLIPARDALRAGMRAHVVATRADPGDNLLGRVIRRYGSEVTDEELVGIGNLLLVAGHETTANMLGIGTLALLRHPAQLARLRDDPAIVGSAVDELVRYVCIPHHGEIRTATADVLVNGTVIRRGEQVLVSLPSANRDPARFVRPDELDFDRPPRTHLAYGYGIHHCVGLPLARMEMEVAFPALLKRFPSLKPAIGFDEVSYRRSNVTYGVHSLPVTW, from the coding sequence GTGACCGCGGCCGACACCCTGCCGCTGCCGTACCGGCGTGCCGCGGGATGCCCGTTCGACCCGGATCCCGAATTCGCCGAGCTCCGCGCCACGCGGCCGGTGTCACGGGTGTCGATCAACGGCGGCGATGAGGTCTGGCTCATCACCCGGTTCGACGACGCACGCCAAGTGCTCGGCGACGCCCGGTTCAGCAGTGAGCTGACACCGCTCGGGATCGTGCTGCCGAAGCCGGAGGACCGGACGTTGGCCGACGAGCTGCGATCGCAGCAACCGGGGACGTTCATCGAATGCGATCCGCCGGAGCACACCCGGCTGCGGCGCATGATCGCGGGCGAGTTCACCGAACAGCGCATGCGCGCCCTGCGGCCGAGATTCACCGAAATCGTCGAGGAGCGGCTCGACGCGATGGCCGCCGCCGGACCGCCGGTCGACCTGGTCGCCTTGTTCGCCCTTCCGGTGCCCTCGATGCTCATCTGCGAACTGCTCGGCCTTGACGCGGACGGGTTCGACTTCGCCGCCCTGACCAGGATCATGACCGACGTCATGTCGAGCCTCGAGACCCTGATCCCGGCCCGGGACGCGCTGCGCGCCGGGATGCGCGCTCATGTGGTGGCCACCAGGGCCGATCCCGGCGACAACCTGCTGGGGAGGGTGATCCGGCGGTACGGCTCGGAGGTGACCGACGAAGAGCTCGTGGGGATCGGCAACCTGTTGCTGGTCGCCGGCCACGAGACCACGGCCAACATGCTCGGTATCGGCACCTTGGCCCTGCTGCGCCACCCCGCGCAACTCGCCCGGCTCCGCGACGATCCGGCGATCGTCGGATCCGCTGTGGACGAACTGGTCCGGTACGTCTGCATTCCGCACCACGGCGAGATACGCACGGCCACCGCCGACGTGCTGGTCAACGGGACGGTGATCCGCCGTGGCGAGCAGGTGCTCGTGTCGCTGCCTTCGGCGAACCGCGACCCGGCCAGGTTCGTGCGACCGGACGAGCTGGACTTCGACCGGCCGCCACGGACCCACCTCGCCTATGGATACGGCATCCACCACTGCGTGGGCCTGCCTCTCGCCAGGATGGAGATGGAGGTCGCGTTTCCCGCCTTGCTGAAGAGGTTCCCGTCGCTGAAGCCGGCGATCGGCTTCGACGAGGTGTCCTACCGCCGGTCCAATGTGACCTACGGCGTCCATTCGCTGCCGGTCACCTGGTAG
- a CDS encoding VOC family protein has product MPNIAKVLARVVVDDLDKAIPLYQALSGAEEVQKFGHGPVKLASVGPFLLLRAEGAEGYTDRTATILVFDVAPVVRDIELAGGEIIEGPSAGPNGERLVARHPDGSVFEYIAVPNG; this is encoded by the coding sequence GTGCCCAACATCGCGAAGGTACTGGCGAGGGTCGTGGTGGACGACCTGGACAAGGCCATCCCGCTCTACCAGGCACTTTCCGGTGCCGAGGAGGTGCAGAAGTTCGGTCACGGGCCCGTGAAACTGGCCAGTGTCGGCCCTTTCCTGCTGCTGCGGGCGGAAGGTGCCGAGGGCTACACCGATCGGACCGCGACCATCCTCGTGTTCGACGTCGCACCTGTCGTCCGGGACATCGAACTGGCCGGCGGCGAGATCATCGAGGGGCCGTCGGCCGGGCCCAACGGGGAACGGCTGGTGGCAAGGCATCCGGACGGTTCCGTCTTCGAATACATCGCCGTCCCGAACGGCTGA
- a CDS encoding SigE family RNA polymerase sigma factor, with protein sequence MADYEDFVRAHLPRLLRYATMLTGDREQAADLVQDVLVKVYRRWSRVSDAEHPDRYVLRMVTNDHLSWRRSRSARLIAVGDPPDEARPDDFASDHAAREDMWQRLARLPRRQRAVVVLRYYEQLADADIADLLGCAQATVRAHARKALTTLRHGLSIDRMAQAKES encoded by the coding sequence ATGGCTGACTACGAGGACTTCGTCCGGGCGCACCTGCCGCGGTTGCTGCGTTACGCGACGATGCTGACCGGGGACCGGGAGCAGGCCGCTGACCTGGTGCAGGACGTGCTGGTCAAGGTGTACCGACGGTGGTCACGGGTCAGCGACGCCGAGCACCCCGACCGTTATGTCCTGCGGATGGTGACCAACGACCACCTGTCCTGGCGGCGCAGCCGGTCGGCGCGGCTGATCGCGGTGGGCGACCCGCCGGACGAGGCGCGGCCGGATGACTTCGCGTCCGACCACGCGGCACGCGAGGACATGTGGCAGCGCCTGGCGCGGTTGCCCCGGCGCCAGCGTGCGGTCGTGGTGCTCCGGTACTACGAGCAGCTCGCCGACGCCGACATCGCCGACCTGCTCGGCTGCGCCCAGGCCACCGTGCGGGCCCACGCCCGCAAAGCCCTGACGACCCTGCGACACGGCCTGAGCATCGACCGGATGGCCCAGGCCAAGGAGAGCTGA
- a CDS encoding sensor histidine kinase — MTIPAGLRRTVLRARRDTGFLAAGVLPHLALVPVWSWAEATTTRTGNWLLAVSVSAALVLLGTPVLTAVQRARYRVLIGVDVPRRTPTAPEQRMWASAARWLAATRPWRTIGYHLLLGPLLALLELLVLAVAAACLAGATAYAWSWALPTGIRQDWFGYLTQLPAYTAAGLLLLCALPWTARAVARAEARLAVGLLGPSRAQRLQERVDQLAVSRTGLIEAVDAERRRIERDLHDGTQQRLVSLAVNLGLAMATRPDLPGDAREVIASAHLEAKEAIAELNDLVRGLHPAVLEDRGLDAALSGLAARTPLPVRLRVDLEERVTPTVESVAYFVISEALTNATKHANAMRAEVIVRQVGEVLRVRVTDDGLGGADAAAGTGLTGLAKRVGSLDGAFHVSSPVGGPTTITAELPCAR; from the coding sequence ATGACGATTCCAGCCGGACTGAGACGCACGGTCCTCCGGGCGCGGCGGGACACCGGCTTTCTTGCCGCTGGTGTGCTGCCGCACCTGGCGCTGGTGCCCGTGTGGTCCTGGGCGGAGGCGACCACCACCAGGACGGGGAACTGGCTCCTTGCGGTTTCCGTGTCGGCCGCCCTGGTCCTGCTCGGCACCCCGGTGCTGACGGCCGTTCAGCGGGCTCGCTACCGGGTGCTCATCGGTGTGGACGTCCCCCGGCGCACCCCCACCGCGCCGGAACAACGGATGTGGGCCTCGGCCGCCCGGTGGCTCGCGGCGACGCGGCCTTGGCGCACGATCGGCTACCACCTCCTGCTGGGCCCGTTGCTCGCGCTGCTGGAGCTGCTGGTGCTCGCGGTGGCAGCGGCGTGCCTGGCGGGCGCCACCGCCTACGCCTGGTCATGGGCGCTGCCCACCGGAATCCGCCAGGACTGGTTCGGCTACCTGACCCAGCTGCCGGCTTACACAGCGGCCGGACTCCTCCTCCTGTGCGCCCTGCCCTGGACCGCGCGGGCAGTAGCCCGCGCCGAGGCGCGGCTGGCGGTGGGCCTGCTCGGGCCCAGCCGGGCGCAGCGGCTCCAGGAGCGGGTCGATCAGCTGGCCGTGAGCCGGACCGGCTTGATCGAAGCCGTCGACGCGGAGCGCCGCCGGATCGAGCGCGACCTGCACGACGGCACCCAGCAGCGGTTGGTGTCCCTCGCGGTCAACCTGGGCCTGGCCATGGCCACCCGCCCGGACCTGCCGGGTGATGCCCGCGAGGTGATCGCGAGCGCGCACCTGGAGGCGAAGGAGGCGATCGCCGAACTCAACGACCTGGTGCGGGGGCTGCACCCGGCCGTGCTCGAAGACCGGGGTCTGGACGCGGCGTTGTCCGGGCTGGCTGCCCGCACACCCCTGCCGGTGCGGCTGCGGGTCGATCTGGAGGAGCGGGTGACGCCCACCGTGGAGTCGGTCGCGTACTTCGTGATCTCCGAGGCGCTGACCAATGCGACGAAGCACGCCAACGCGATGCGTGCGGAGGTGATCGTCCGTCAGGTCGGCGAGGTGCTGCGAGTGCGCGTCACCGACGACGGGCTGGGCGGTGCCGACGCCGCCGCCGGCACGGGGCTGACCGGGCTGGCCAAGCGGGTCGGCTCCCTCGACGGGGCCTTCCACGTCAGCAGCCCCGTCGGCGGGCCCACCACCATCACCGCGGAGCTGCCGTGCGCGCGGTGA
- a CDS encoding response regulator gives MRAVIAEDSVLLRVGLVKVLEMGGFQVTAEAGDAEGLLAAVAEHRPELALIDVRMPPGFTDEGVRAAMEIRRRWPGTPVVLLSQYVEERYAADLLSAHTSGVGYLLKQRVADVADFVAAVRRVADGGTALDPQVVAQLLLRRDSDPLARLTPREREVLGLMAEGRSNAGIAQALVVSESAVAKHINNIFAKLDLPVVDADHRRVLAVLRFLGASRA, from the coding sequence GTGCGCGCGGTGATCGCCGAGGATTCGGTGTTGTTGCGGGTCGGCCTGGTCAAGGTGCTGGAGATGGGCGGGTTCCAGGTCACCGCGGAAGCCGGCGACGCGGAGGGGCTGTTGGCGGCAGTGGCGGAGCACCGGCCCGAACTCGCCTTGATCGACGTCCGGATGCCGCCCGGCTTCACCGACGAGGGGGTGCGGGCGGCGATGGAGATCCGCCGGCGCTGGCCGGGGACGCCGGTGGTGCTGCTTTCGCAGTACGTGGAGGAGCGGTACGCGGCCGACCTGCTGTCTGCGCACACCAGCGGTGTGGGCTACCTGCTCAAGCAGCGGGTGGCCGATGTCGCCGACTTCGTGGCGGCGGTCCGGCGAGTGGCGGACGGCGGCACGGCCCTGGACCCGCAGGTCGTCGCCCAGTTGCTGCTGCGGCGCGACAGCGACCCGCTCGCGCGGCTGACCCCCCGCGAACGGGAGGTGCTCGGCCTGATGGCCGAGGGGCGCTCCAACGCCGGCATCGCGCAGGCTCTGGTGGTCAGCGAGAGCGCCGTGGCGAAGCACATCAACAACATCTTCGCCAAGCTTGACCTGCCCGTGGTGGACGCGGACCACCGCCGCGTCCTGGCTGTGCTGCGGTTCCTCGGAGCGTCCCGGGCCTGA
- a CDS encoding helix-turn-helix domain-containing protein, protein MSDLSFGALVRGWRDRLDPADAGYARSARRRAPGLRREELAELAGLSHEYVLRLEQSRATNPSVQVVSALARALRLSPAERDQLFRAAGLLAPRDQTVGTHVPPSIRRLVDRLGDLPIGVFAADWSLLWWNDMWTALHGDPSGLPAAERNLARALFGTGEGRWHLRPVTSTAGPYAFETAIVADLREAVSRYPADPELVALVDGLRAASPFFGELWPGAGMGQLTGDLKTISHPELGDVTLDCDVLTVPGVDLRIVTYTAAPGTSGAGQLDLLRASRLSDAR, encoded by the coding sequence GTGAGCGACCTGAGCTTCGGTGCCCTGGTGCGCGGCTGGCGCGACCGCCTCGACCCGGCCGATGCCGGCTACGCCCGGTCGGCTCGCCGGCGCGCCCCCGGCCTGCGCCGCGAGGAGCTCGCCGAGCTCGCCGGCCTTTCCCACGAGTACGTGCTGCGGCTGGAGCAGAGCCGGGCCACCAACCCGTCCGTCCAGGTGGTCTCGGCCCTGGCCCGCGCGCTGCGGCTCTCCCCTGCCGAACGCGACCAGCTCTTCCGCGCCGCGGGCCTGCTCGCGCCCCGCGACCAGACCGTCGGCACCCACGTGCCACCGAGCATCCGCCGCCTCGTCGACCGCCTCGGCGATCTCCCGATCGGCGTGTTCGCCGCTGATTGGAGCCTGCTGTGGTGGAACGACATGTGGACGGCTTTGCACGGCGATCCGTCCGGCCTGCCGGCCGCCGAACGCAACCTCGCCCGCGCCCTCTTCGGCACGGGCGAGGGTCGCTGGCACCTGCGGCCGGTCACCTCGACAGCCGGACCGTACGCTTTCGAGACCGCGATCGTCGCGGACCTGCGCGAAGCGGTCTCCCGCTACCCGGCCGACCCGGAACTGGTGGCGCTCGTGGACGGCTTGCGGGCGGCCTCACCCTTCTTCGGTGAGCTGTGGCCGGGGGCGGGCATGGGACAGCTCACCGGCGATCTCAAGACGATCAGCCATCCCGAGCTGGGTGACGTCACCCTGGACTGCGACGTGCTGACCGTGCCCGGCGTCGACCTGCGCATCGTCACCTACACGGCAGCCCCGGGAACCAGCGGCGCCGGCCAGCTCGACCTCCTGCGTGCGTCCCGGCTCAGCGACGCCCGCTGA
- a CDS encoding SRPBCC family protein — protein MTKKSVPITVFARTTAGPAHTHRVIVPIDLAQVFKPWGPFPGVAEVRDQTGTWDRPGTSRQTWFTDGSKADERLTEVVDGHGFAYELSGFTNVLAKLVSGVRGEWSFLPDGTGTSIRWTYDFQPLPGRRWIVAGPFKPLWTRYMRAALARTVTVVQDTPGAIMGE, from the coding sequence ATGACGAAAAAGAGCGTTCCGATCACCGTCTTCGCCCGTACGACGGCCGGCCCCGCCCACACCCACCGGGTCATCGTGCCGATCGACCTCGCCCAGGTGTTCAAGCCGTGGGGACCGTTCCCCGGCGTCGCGGAGGTGCGCGACCAGACCGGCACCTGGGACCGGCCGGGGACCTCGCGCCAGACCTGGTTCACCGACGGCTCCAAGGCCGACGAGCGGCTCACCGAGGTCGTGGACGGACACGGGTTCGCCTACGAGCTCAGCGGCTTCACCAACGTGCTGGCCAAGCTGGTCTCCGGGGTGCGTGGCGAGTGGTCGTTCCTCCCCGACGGCACCGGCACGTCGATCCGGTGGACCTACGACTTCCAGCCGCTGCCCGGTCGCCGTTGGATCGTCGCCGGGCCGTTCAAGCCGCTCTGGACCCGCTACATGCGCGCCGCGCTCGCCCGGACGGTGACCGTGGTGCAGGACACGCCCGGTGCGATCATGGGGGAGTGA
- a CDS encoding DUF308 domain-containing protein: MAQTTAPSTTTTPSGLRSLYLIRVVFSLIWVALVFTTSTALVPADRPTVIAAVLLVIYPLWDVIATLLERRMAGTGSTNRVGVINIALGLAATAGMLVAVFSTLGTALLVFGIWALLSGAIQLVVAMRRRRTVGAQWPMIISGGLSVLAGASFAAMSASATSGLSALAGYSAVGAFWFLVSVVALSRRRAQSV, from the coding sequence ATGGCTCAGACCACCGCACCTTCGACCACGACGACCCCCTCCGGGCTCCGATCGCTCTACCTGATCAGGGTCGTCTTCTCCCTGATCTGGGTGGCACTCGTCTTCACGACCTCCACCGCGCTCGTGCCGGCGGACCGGCCCACCGTGATCGCGGCCGTGCTGCTCGTCATATACCCGCTGTGGGACGTCATCGCCACGCTCCTCGAGCGTCGCATGGCCGGCACAGGCTCCACGAACCGCGTCGGTGTCATCAACATCGCTCTCGGCCTCGCCGCCACCGCCGGGATGCTCGTCGCCGTTTTCTCCACCCTCGGCACGGCCCTTCTCGTCTTCGGCATCTGGGCCCTGCTCTCCGGAGCGATCCAGCTCGTCGTAGCGATGCGACGCCGGCGCACCGTCGGCGCCCAGTGGCCCATGATCATCAGTGGTGGACTGTCCGTTCTCGCCGGTGCGTCCTTCGCTGCCATGTCCGCCTCGGCGACGAGCGGCCTCTCCGCGCTCGCCGGTTACTCGGCCGTCGGTGCCTTCTGGTTCCTTGTCTCCGTCGTCGCACTGAGCCGCCGACGCGCTCAGAGTGTCTAG
- a CDS encoding sensor histidine kinase codes for MVAARNNQGRPAAPLWVRRPEVLHFVAYSVAALVFTGQIVAVLLRGSDWPTALSVLLAGSGVALSWWKPWAGLVVTSAASFAVTAVGHDPLSVWMMAVLVLFSVTLRGRQPLAGTVIVAVFFLGAFMTLGGFRGGAIVGAAALFSAIAGGATGGALHIHRDHWWALEERAESAIATREIEATRRVTEERLRIARDLHDIIGHQVAMLSLHLGVAEIGLPEDAESSRQALVSARSSARSVVVETQRILALLRRGDDISDDEALRPAPALSGLQGLIASFESIGLDVHPSIDIPGGFVEPSIGVTVYRVVQEALTNAYRHGEGTATVDVREHDGRIRVTVENRVGQSHRGSGSGSGLGLVGMRERVESSSGQLTIDSNGGRFRVSADFSPLGGV; via the coding sequence ATGGTCGCAGCGCGGAACAATCAAGGCAGGCCCGCGGCGCCCCTGTGGGTCCGCCGCCCCGAGGTGCTGCACTTCGTCGCGTATTCAGTGGCCGCGCTGGTGTTCACCGGTCAGATCGTGGCAGTGCTGCTGAGGGGATCGGACTGGCCGACGGCCCTTTCCGTACTCCTGGCCGGCAGTGGCGTCGCCCTCTCCTGGTGGAAACCGTGGGCCGGACTGGTCGTGACGAGCGCGGCCTCCTTCGCCGTCACGGCCGTGGGCCATGACCCCCTGTCGGTGTGGATGATGGCGGTGCTCGTGCTGTTCTCGGTCACCCTCAGGGGAAGGCAGCCGCTGGCCGGAACCGTCATCGTGGCGGTGTTCTTCCTGGGGGCGTTCATGACGCTGGGCGGATTCCGCGGCGGCGCGATCGTCGGAGCCGCCGCCCTCTTCTCGGCCATTGCGGGAGGTGCGACAGGCGGCGCGCTCCACATCCATCGAGACCACTGGTGGGCCCTCGAGGAACGGGCCGAAAGCGCCATCGCCACCCGGGAGATCGAAGCCACCCGGCGAGTGACCGAAGAACGGCTCCGCATCGCCCGAGACCTCCACGACATCATCGGCCACCAAGTCGCGATGCTGAGCCTGCATCTCGGCGTCGCGGAGATCGGCCTGCCCGAAGACGCCGAATCGTCCCGGCAGGCCCTCGTCTCAGCCAGGTCCAGCGCCCGCTCCGTCGTCGTCGAAACGCAACGGATCCTCGCCCTCCTCCGCCGCGGGGACGACATCTCCGACGACGAGGCGCTCCGCCCGGCCCCAGCGCTCAGCGGCCTGCAAGGACTTATCGCCTCGTTCGAGAGCATTGGCCTCGACGTCCACCCCTCCATCGACATCCCCGGCGGTTTCGTGGAGCCCAGCATCGGCGTGACGGTCTACCGGGTTGTCCAAGAAGCACTGACGAACGCCTACCGGCACGGCGAGGGAACGGCAACGGTGGATGTGCGCGAGCACGACGGCAGAATCCGCGTCACCGTGGAGAACCGCGTCGGTCAATCACACCGGGGTTCCGGCTCGGGCAGCGGACTCGGCCTCGTCGGGATGCGCGAACGCGTCGAGTCCTCCAGCGGGCAGCTGACGATCGACAGCAACGGCGGGCGATTCCGGGTCAGCGCGGACTTCAGCCCCCTGGGAGGCGTCTGA
- a CDS encoding response regulator transcription factor, which yields MTKILIVDDQADVRAGIRAILLLDPSLVVVGDLSDGLQVVPFLRDHPVDLVLMDIRMPGIDGVEATRRIREEHPPEKLRVIVLTTFDQDDIVLAALRAGANGFLSKTVSPAELVTGITEVVGGGGALSAAATAALIGHMTDSPPPVIDKDLLRLFGALTPREREMVILVAGGLGNDEIAAQMFVSPFTVKTHVVRAMTKVGARDRAQLVSFTFRAGLYP from the coding sequence ATGACGAAGATTCTGATCGTCGACGACCAGGCCGACGTCAGGGCCGGTATCCGAGCGATCCTCCTGCTCGACCCGAGTCTCGTCGTGGTGGGCGACCTCTCCGATGGACTCCAGGTCGTCCCTTTCCTCCGAGACCACCCCGTCGACCTGGTGCTGATGGACATCCGGATGCCCGGCATCGACGGTGTCGAAGCCACCCGCCGGATCCGCGAAGAACACCCACCGGAAAAGCTCCGCGTGATCGTTCTGACCACTTTCGACCAGGACGACATCGTTCTCGCCGCCCTTCGCGCAGGCGCCAACGGTTTCCTGAGCAAGACCGTGAGCCCCGCCGAACTCGTCACCGGAATCACCGAGGTCGTCGGCGGCGGCGGTGCCCTGTCCGCCGCCGCGACAGCCGCGCTCATCGGGCACATGACCGACAGCCCACCCCCGGTAATCGACAAGGACCTGCTGCGACTCTTCGGCGCCCTGACACCCAGGGAACGCGAAATGGTCATTCTCGTCGCCGGCGGTCTCGGCAACGACGAGATCGCGGCCCAGATGTTCGTGTCACCGTTCACCGTGAAGACGCACGTGGTGCGGGCCATGACGAAGGTCGGCGCCCGTGACCGGGCACAACTCGTCTCGTTCACCTTCCGGGCAGGCCTCTACCCTTGA
- a CDS encoding TetR/AcrR family transcriptional regulator, with protein MGGSGSTAFGRPREFDIDEALERAMQVFWARGYDGTSLTDLTGAMGITKSSMYAAFGNKEQLFRKAVKRYAEGPASYATRALHESTARGVAEAFLRGAVRTTTSPGAPAGCLSVQGALALSEQGRPAHDVLVDWRNDAGVRLEERFRRAVDEGDLGPDADPRRLARFIMTMGFGIAVQAANGLGTAELDEIAATALLAWPG; from the coding sequence ATGGGTGGTTCGGGGAGCACAGCGTTCGGCCGCCCCCGGGAGTTCGACATCGACGAGGCGCTGGAGCGCGCCATGCAGGTGTTCTGGGCTCGGGGCTACGACGGCACGAGCCTGACGGATCTGACCGGTGCCATGGGAATCACCAAGTCGAGCATGTATGCCGCTTTCGGCAACAAGGAGCAGCTCTTCCGAAAGGCAGTGAAGCGCTACGCCGAGGGCCCCGCCTCCTACGCAACGCGCGCCCTGCACGAGTCCACGGCACGAGGGGTGGCCGAGGCGTTCCTTCGCGGAGCCGTCCGGACCACGACATCCCCCGGCGCCCCCGCCGGGTGCCTGTCCGTTCAGGGCGCACTGGCGCTGAGCGAGCAGGGCCGCCCGGCGCACGATGTGCTCGTCGACTGGCGCAACGATGCGGGCGTACGGCTCGAGGAGCGCTTCCGGCGGGCGGTCGACGAGGGCGACCTCGGGCCGGACGCCGATCCGAGGCGTCTCGCCCGGTTCATCATGACGATGGGATTCGGCATCGCGGTCCAGGCCGCGAACGGCCTGGGGACCGCCGAACTCGATGAGATCGCCGCCACCGCGCTGCTCGCCTGGCCGGGTTAG
- a CDS encoding aldo/keto reductase — protein sequence MKTASLGGLEISRIGLGAMGMSDFYTGAGRLDDQSIRTIRHALDLGVTHIDTAEVYGPFVNEELVGRAIKGRRDAVVLATKFGLVSHTGRPGPDSTPASIRGAVEGSLRRLGTDHIDLFYQHRVDQDTPIEDTVGALADLVAEGKVRHIGLSEAGPTTIRRAHAVHPLAAVQSEYSLWTRDPETEVLPVLRELGVGLVPYSPLGHGFLTGNIRSLDGLDADDWRRTNPRFTGGNLELNLRIVDEVTAVAAEAEATPAQVALAWLLAQGDDIAPIPGTTRIDRLEENTAADGIELTEAQVARLNNLEPAAGDRYDEANMAAVNC from the coding sequence ATGAAAACCGCCTCGCTCGGAGGGCTGGAGATCTCCCGCATCGGTCTCGGCGCGATGGGGATGTCGGACTTCTACACCGGAGCCGGCCGGCTGGACGATCAGTCGATCCGCACGATCCGGCACGCCCTGGACCTCGGCGTCACCCACATCGACACCGCCGAGGTTTACGGCCCCTTCGTCAACGAAGAGCTGGTCGGCCGAGCCATCAAGGGGCGCCGGGACGCAGTCGTGCTGGCCACCAAGTTCGGCCTCGTCTCGCACACCGGGCGCCCCGGCCCGGACAGCACCCCGGCCTCCATCCGGGGCGCCGTCGAGGGATCGCTGCGGCGCCTGGGCACCGACCACATCGACCTCTTCTACCAGCACCGCGTCGATCAGGACACCCCGATCGAGGACACCGTCGGAGCCCTGGCCGACCTGGTTGCCGAGGGCAAGGTCCGCCACATCGGCCTGTCCGAGGCAGGTCCCACGACGATCCGGCGCGCGCACGCCGTGCACCCGCTCGCCGCGGTGCAATCCGAGTACTCGCTGTGGACCCGCGACCCGGAAACGGAGGTTCTGCCGGTCCTGCGAGAGCTCGGCGTGGGCCTCGTCCCGTACTCGCCGCTCGGCCACGGGTTCCTCACCGGCAACATCCGCTCGCTGGACGGCCTCGACGCCGACGATTGGCGCCGCACCAACCCGCGATTCACCGGCGGCAACCTCGAACTCAACCTGCGCATCGTCGACGAGGTCACCGCCGTCGCCGCCGAAGCAGAGGCCACACCCGCACAGGTCGCCCTCGCCTGGCTGCTCGCCCAGGGCGACGACATCGCCCCCATCCCCGGCACCACACGCATCGACCGGCTGGAGGAAAACACCGCCGCCGACGGCATCGAACTCACCGAGGCCCAGGTCGCCCGGCTGAACAACCTGGAGCCGGCCGCCGGTGACCGCTACGACGAAGCCAACATGGCCGCCGTCAACTGCTGA
- a CDS encoding alpha/beta fold hydrolase, which yields MTVLTRAIVAVVTAATAVVGAGLVSADAAVTSRPEPAAVSSAATRTTESSHRPPIGYQSNYAWVNGFRMHYLRGGSGAPVVLLHGFPQTSAEWEPQLQALAKNHTVIAVDLRGTGDSSVPETGYDTTQLANDVHTLLAHLNLDKGIQIVAHDIGAWIAYPYAAMWPTEVSRMVVMEGPIPDRSLYTFPAFPPEGQLSTWHLGFFQKDFAQDLVRGHERDLVKGFIEQYLAVDSAFDTGDYEFYARYLREPGRFKAWMDMYQALHTDIAQNEKFREAGLLKMPVLAVGGEEALSSAVGTQWKGYASNVETRVMADTGHWLTEERPRELTALLLEFLR from the coding sequence ATGACGGTACTGACCAGGGCGATCGTTGCCGTCGTCACGGCGGCCACCGCTGTCGTGGGGGCCGGCCTGGTCTCGGCCGATGCCGCCGTGACCTCCCGGCCGGAGCCGGCTGCCGTGTCGAGCGCCGCCACCCGGACCACCGAATCGTCGCACCGGCCGCCGATCGGCTACCAGTCGAATTACGCGTGGGTGAACGGTTTCCGGATGCACTACCTCCGTGGAGGCAGCGGCGCACCGGTCGTTCTTCTGCACGGCTTTCCGCAGACGTCCGCCGAGTGGGAGCCGCAACTCCAGGCCCTCGCCAAGAACCACACCGTGATCGCTGTCGACCTTCGTGGAACCGGTGACTCCTCGGTTCCGGAGACCGGCTACGACACGACACAGTTGGCCAACGACGTGCACACGCTGCTCGCCCACCTCAACCTCGACAAGGGCATCCAGATCGTGGCTCACGACATCGGCGCGTGGATTGCCTACCCTTACGCCGCGATGTGGCCCACCGAGGTCAGCAGGATGGTGGTGATGGAGGGGCCCATCCCCGACCGGTCCCTCTACACGTTCCCGGCCTTCCCTCCGGAGGGTCAGCTTTCGACGTGGCACCTGGGATTCTTCCAGAAGGACTTCGCTCAGGACCTGGTCCGTGGGCACGAGCGTGACCTGGTCAAGGGGTTCATCGAGCAGTACCTGGCGGTGGACAGCGCGTTTGACACCGGCGACTACGAGTTCTACGCCCGATACCTCCGCGAGCCCGGCCGGTTCAAGGCGTGGATGGACATGTACCAAGCGCTGCACACCGACATTGCCCAGAACGAGAAGTTCCGTGAGGCGGGGCTATTGAAGATGCCGGTCCTGGCTGTCGGTGGCGAAGAGGCGCTGAGCAGTGCCGTCGGTACACAGTGGAAGGGCTACGCCTCGAACGTCGAGACCCGAGTAATGGCCGACACCGGCCACTGGCTCACCGAAGAACGACCGCGGGAGCTCACCGCGCTGCTGCTCGAGTTTCTGCGCTGA